Proteins from a genomic interval of Candidatus Thermoplasmatota archaeon:
- a CDS encoding response regulator, translated as MAKIMVVDDSEFMRKVLRNILEAGGHKVIEAKSADEAYERFLKENPDVITMDIVMPNKDGIEAVRRLKEARGKVKIIMISALGHQKTVMRSLEAGAVDFIIKPFTADDVLESVNAVLQMEI; from the coding sequence TGGTAGACGACTCCGAGTTCATGCGTAAGGTCCTGAGGAACATCCTGGAAGCAGGAGGACACAAGGTGATCGAGGCGAAGAGCGCCGACGAGGCCTACGAGAGGTTCCTCAAGGAGAACCCCGATGTGATCACCATGGACATCGTGATGCCTAACAAGGACGGAATCGAGGCAGTCAGAAGGCTGAAGGAGGCCAGAGGCAAGGTGAAGATCATCATGATATCCGCTCTGGGCCATCAGAAGACCGTGATGAGATCCCTTGAGGCGGGAGCTGTCGATTTCATAATCAAGCCATTCACTGCCGACGACGTCCTGGAATCCGTCAATGCCGTTCTGCAGATGGAGAT